Proteins co-encoded in one Synergistaceae bacterium genomic window:
- a CDS encoding sensor histidine kinase gives MFEGLRKKFSGSKSHLLAWLLCALVVPSAAVVFVAIGGMVSQERAMDEAVSSYVQDLAESMSYHLASDSEVWSYSVLSEFTRLPFFSWGPSIPGWVALIGQDGRVIAASPGAMNISAIWSQSLPVGHAVKVEDKEGAIYTLAVQPVKRRGGGYVIAAVSWTQLLGGLVGVTRIWPALIVIIALSIFVAIRMLWRFLVVPLQSLAAEIENMTLGKDVPEDLPDKAVQEIESVHIALVRAAQAAVDRDKLRNNYVRDIVKAQEQERLDMAREIHDGPLQDITALLQQLHMARDEENNIERVKRTEVIAKTVVRELRSLCDELAPPWVDLGFVEALTELADRLAQVYYIGVFTDFDEEAKIEVDSEKTLSLLRIVQEAVSNAVRHGEASEVLIKLNKDDDENLTLEISDNGRGFESSGINHETLRVEGHRGLASMTERMSLIGGTLQISSKPGEGTRITARFKA, from the coding sequence ATGTTTGAAGGTTTACGCAAAAAATTTTCGGGGTCAAAATCTCATTTATTAGCGTGGCTGTTGTGTGCGCTTGTAGTTCCGTCTGCTGCTGTTGTTTTCGTGGCAATAGGCGGAATGGTCAGCCAGGAACGCGCTATGGATGAGGCCGTAAGCTCCTACGTTCAAGATTTAGCGGAAAGTATGTCATATCATTTAGCTTCTGATTCTGAAGTATGGTCATATTCTGTATTGAGTGAATTTACAAGACTGCCGTTTTTCTCATGGGGGCCGTCAATTCCCGGGTGGGTTGCTTTAATAGGTCAGGACGGAAGAGTCATCGCTGCGTCTCCAGGAGCTATGAATATTTCTGCGATTTGGAGTCAGAGTCTCCCCGTCGGTCATGCAGTCAAAGTCGAGGACAAAGAAGGCGCGATTTACACTTTAGCAGTACAGCCCGTTAAACGCCGCGGAGGAGGTTATGTAATTGCTGCTGTCTCATGGACTCAATTATTAGGCGGTCTCGTAGGAGTTACAAGAATTTGGCCGGCTTTGATAGTGATTATTGCGTTGTCAATTTTTGTTGCGATTAGAATGTTATGGCGTTTTCTAGTTGTGCCGTTACAGTCTTTAGCTGCCGAAATTGAAAATATGACTCTCGGAAAAGATGTCCCCGAAGATTTACCCGATAAAGCCGTGCAGGAAATTGAAAGCGTTCATATTGCATTAGTGAGAGCAGCTCAGGCAGCAGTTGACCGCGATAAATTGCGAAATAATTACGTACGCGATATAGTAAAAGCTCAAGAACAGGAACGTTTAGACATGGCTAGAGAGATTCACGACGGCCCATTGCAGGACATTACGGCATTGTTGCAGCAATTACACATGGCACGCGATGAAGAAAATAATATCGAACGAGTCAAACGCACTGAAGTAATCGCAAAAACTGTAGTCCGCGAGTTAAGATCTCTATGTGATGAACTTGCTCCGCCTTGGGTTGATTTGGGATTTGTTGAGGCTTTGACGGAATTAGCTGACAGGTTAGCACAGGTCTATTATATCGGAGTCTTCACTGACTTTGACGAGGAAGCTAAAATCGAGGTTGACAGCGAGAAAACTTTATCATTACTGCGAATCGTTCAAGAGGCAGTCTCTAACGCGGTCAGGCACGGTGAAGCAAGCGAGGTGTTAATCAAGCTCAACAAGGACGATGACGAAAATTTGACTCTCGAAATTTCTGACAACGGGCGGGGCTTTGAGTCCAGCGGGATAAATCACGAAACTTTACGAGTCGAAGGCCATAGAGGACTTGCAAGCATGACCGAACGAATGAGTCTAATAGGCGGGACACTGCAAATTTCATCTAAACCTGGTGAAGGCACAAGAATAACAGCGAGATTTAAGGCTTAA
- a CDS encoding response regulator transcription factor codes for MAVTILLADDHPLTRSGIAEFVRREETFKLVAEAEDGISAWQLIQELRPNVALLDIRMPGMDGVSVAQRVKNEGLNTAIVMLTSYDAQQYVIASLRAGARGFVLKTVSPKELTTAINTVAKGGLYLDPEVASVMGEQDFIPEQLSGREREVLLLAAKGLSSKEVAKRLFISERTVQTHLASIYDKLGSRNKTEALLLALKYGVVTLEELLEEDD; via the coding sequence ATGGCTGTAACTATTTTACTTGCAGATGATCACCCTTTGACACGTTCGGGAATTGCTGAATTTGTCAGGCGTGAAGAAACTTTTAAACTTGTAGCAGAGGCTGAAGACGGCATAAGCGCGTGGCAGTTGATTCAGGAATTACGCCCTAATGTCGCATTATTAGATATTCGTATGCCCGGCATGGATGGAGTCAGCGTCGCACAAAGAGTCAAGAATGAAGGCTTAAACACTGCAATTGTAATGCTTACTTCTTATGACGCGCAGCAATATGTAATAGCTTCATTGAGGGCAGGTGCGCGCGGTTTTGTGCTGAAAACTGTTAGTCCCAAAGAATTAACGACGGCAATTAATACAGTTGCTAAAGGAGGCTTATATTTGGATCCTGAAGTCGCGTCGGTAATGGGCGAACAGGATTTTATACCGGAGCAGCTCTCAGGCAGGGAAAGAGAAGTTTTATTACTCGCTGCAAAAGGTTTATCAAGCAAAGAAGTAGCCAAACGCTTATTTATTAGTGAACGCACAGTGCAGACTCATTTAGCGTCGATTTATGACAAACTCGGATCACGCAACAAGACAGAAGCACTATTACTCGCGTTAAAATATGGAGTCGTTACCCTTGAGGAATTATTAGAAGAGGACGACTAA
- a CDS encoding HDIG domain-containing protein — translation MIPTREQALTLLKQYNKEESHIHHAIAVENTMRHFAELYHEDPNLWGVVGILHDIDWEQTSSEPDKHCHLAPEYLRAAGIDENIIHAVVSHGYGICSDVEPVNQMEKTLFTIDELTGLIITAGLVRPSKSLADLELKSVKKKWKDKAFARGVNREIIKQGAKKMNMPLDDVINETIIALRPVEKLIGM, via the coding sequence ATGATACCAACAAGAGAACAGGCTTTAACCCTCTTGAAGCAATATAATAAAGAAGAGTCCCATATTCATCACGCAATCGCCGTAGAAAACACTATGAGACATTTTGCAGAACTCTATCACGAAGACCCAAATCTATGGGGCGTTGTAGGAATCCTGCACGACATCGACTGGGAGCAGACAAGCTCAGAACCAGACAAGCACTGTCATTTAGCACCTGAATATTTGCGCGCTGCCGGAATTGATGAAAATATTATTCATGCTGTAGTCTCTCACGGTTATGGCATTTGCTCGGACGTTGAACCGGTTAATCAAATGGAGAAGACTTTATTTACTATTGACGAACTTACAGGATTAATTATAACTGCTGGACTAGTGAGGCCGTCTAAATCCCTTGCGGATCTGGAGCTCAAATCCGTAAAGAAAAAATGGAAGGATAAAGCCTTTGCACGCGGGGTCAATCGCGAAATAATCAAGCAGGGTGCTAAAAAAATGAATATGCCCCTCGATGACGTAATAAACGAAACTATTATCGCACTCCGCCCCGTTGAAAAATTAATCGGAATGTAA
- a CDS encoding glycosyltransferase, producing the protein MILAVITTYKRPPEMLERAIKSVVNQTYKDWHLLIVDDSPQDYILRNDVKCLAEKWCAEDERITYIQHDKNYGVSHARNTALNFAMTNNYEFIAYLDDDDEWLPEKLAEQLEIFAAKSNNTALVYCDCCSINDDTGNIIKLSSYELKPDDNLYRKLFQCNFIPMTALVRTKCLADAGGFDEEINAFEDWEAWIRLAKNYEFAYINKSLAKVHLHDGEHVSSNNTNLIKACEVIISKNKDYLAHDKLSHWYLLVRLAYLYREDQHYKKCLFTLLKALSLRPYKINIIAKALFTIKFKKWLRSKIFFWKE; encoded by the coding sequence ATGATTCTTGCAGTAATAACTACATATAAGCGTCCGCCAGAAATGCTGGAACGAGCAATAAAAAGTGTCGTAAACCAGACATATAAAGATTGGCATTTATTAATAGTAGACGACAGCCCGCAGGATTATATTTTACGCAATGACGTTAAGTGCTTGGCCGAAAAATGGTGCGCAGAAGATGAGCGGATAACTTATATTCAGCACGATAAAAATTATGGTGTCTCTCATGCAAGAAATACCGCGCTAAATTTTGCCATGACAAATAATTATGAATTTATTGCTTATCTTGATGACGATGATGAATGGCTCCCTGAAAAACTCGCTGAACAGTTAGAAATTTTTGCTGCGAAATCAAATAATACTGCTCTTGTGTATTGTGATTGCTGCTCCATTAATGACGACACAGGCAATATCATAAAACTTTCTTCTTACGAATTAAAACCTGATGACAATTTATACCGCAAATTATTTCAGTGCAATTTTATTCCTATGACAGCTCTTGTACGCACTAAATGTCTTGCTGATGCAGGCGGTTTCGACGAGGAAATAAATGCCTTCGAGGATTGGGAAGCATGGATAAGACTCGCAAAAAATTATGAGTTCGCTTACATAAATAAGTCCCTCGCGAAAGTCCATTTACACGACGGCGAACACGTTAGCAGCAATAACACAAATTTAATAAAAGCGTGTGAAGTCATAATCAGCAAAAATAAAGATTATCTCGCTCATGATAAATTATCACACTGGTATTTGCTCGTAAGATTAGCATATCTTTATAGGGAAGACCAGCACTATAAAAAATGTCTGTTTACGTTATTAAAGGCGTTATCATTGCGGCCATACAAAATAAATATCATTGCAAAAGCGTTATTTACGATAAAATTTAAAAAATGGCTGCGTAGTAAAATTTTTTTCTGGAAGGAATGA
- a CDS encoding glycosyltransferase, whose amino-acid sequence MILAVITTYKRPPEMLERAIKSVVNQTYKDWHLLIVDDSPQDYILRNDVKCLAEKWCAVDERITYIQHDKNYGVSHARNTALNFALNTEGGGGYEFIAYLDDDDEWLPEKLAEQISCFNSAGENAAVVYCDIYFVNDLTGEIKYQDVNTLMTRQDREKNTYLALCRRNFIYMTTMVRTKCLAKIGGFDEKMKALEDWDIWLRIARHYKFVYIDKALAKVHSHNYGERVNSNMQNFILGSEHVINKNADYLVSINELDLYRKMLIGLINLMLMEKNKNYIKQFNAWFKAVKLKPFKLAENSFLFYRITDRMCKNFLKDSSPKLFYWLKHKLKGANN is encoded by the coding sequence ATGATTCTTGCAGTAATAACTACATATAAGCGTCCGCCAGAAATGCTGGAACGAGCAATAAAAAGTGTCGTAAACCAGACATATAAAGATTGGCATTTATTAATAGTAGACGACAGCCCGCAGGATTATATTTTACGTAATGACGTTAAGTGCTTGGCCGAAAAATGGTGCGCAGTAGATGAGCGGATAACTTATATTCAGCACGATAAAAATTATGGTGTCTCTCATGCAAGAAATACCGCGCTAAATTTTGCATTAAATACTGAGGGGGGGGGGGGGTATGAGTTCATTGCATATCTTGATGACGATGATGAATGGCTCCCTGAGAAACTCGCTGAACAAATTTCATGTTTTAATTCTGCGGGAGAAAATGCCGCTGTTGTGTATTGCGATATTTATTTTGTCAATGATCTGACAGGCGAAATAAAATATCAGGATGTGAATACATTAATGACTAGGCAAGATAGAGAAAAGAATACTTATTTAGCTTTGTGCCGCCGTAATTTTATATATATGACTACTATGGTACGCACAAAATGTCTGGCTAAGATCGGAGGTTTTGACGAAAAAATGAAGGCTCTTGAAGATTGGGATATATGGCTAAGAATTGCAAGACACTATAAATTTGTATACATTGACAAAGCTCTTGCAAAAGTACATTCTCACAATTATGGGGAACGCGTAAACAGCAATATGCAAAATTTTATATTAGGCTCTGAACATGTTATCAATAAAAATGCTGATTATCTTGTTTCAATTAATGAGCTGGATTTATATAGAAAAATGCTGATAGGTTTAATAAATTTAATGCTAATGGAGAAGAACAAGAATTATATCAAACAGTTTAATGCGTGGTTCAAAGCTGTGAAATTGAAACCTTTTAAGCTCGCAGAAAATTCATTTTTATTTTATCGAATTACAGATAGAATGTGTAAAAATTTTCTGAAAGACTCTAGCCCTAAATTATTTTATTGGCTGAAGCACAAACTGAAGGGAGCGAATAATTAA
- a CDS encoding sirohydrochlorin cobaltochelatase, giving the protein MNKFLCAFIIACLLIPAGSFAAETDSQKSAILVVSFGTSVPEARKSIDNLVNAARENFPDSEVRLSFTSNIIRRKIAESGDIIDTPLTALAKLNDERFTDIYVMPTHMIPGKEYDELKNVVDAFRTLHGKYGFKRLKLGVPFLNSPHDCAGMADLLMIRFKSQLADKETAIILMGHGTPEHFANALYSQLQLALDQRAYGKFFIGTVEAAPLINDVIARLKRHPEIKKLVLSPLMIVAGDHAHNDLASVEDSDSWLNVLKKNGYENISTYLVGLGEDENIKREFVRQILELMD; this is encoded by the coding sequence ATGAACAAATTTTTATGTGCGTTTATTATTGCATGTTTACTAATTCCGGCGGGGTCATTTGCTGCCGAGACTGACTCTCAGAAATCGGCTATTCTTGTTGTCTCGTTTGGAACGTCCGTCCCTGAAGCGCGCAAGTCAATCGACAATTTAGTCAATGCTGCACGGGAAAATTTTCCTGATTCAGAAGTCCGGCTCTCGTTCACGTCAAATATAATCAGGCGCAAAATAGCGGAGTCAGGCGACATTATAGACACTCCATTAACTGCACTTGCAAAATTAAATGACGAAAGATTCACGGATATTTATGTAATGCCTACTCACATGATTCCCGGCAAAGAGTATGACGAGCTAAAAAATGTTGTCGACGCTTTCAGAACTTTACACGGCAAATACGGATTTAAACGCTTAAAACTGGGAGTCCCGTTCCTCAACAGCCCGCACGACTGCGCAGGAATGGCCGATTTATTAATGATTAGATTCAAATCACAATTAGCAGACAAAGAGACAGCAATTATTTTAATGGGACATGGAACGCCGGAACATTTTGCAAACGCTCTCTACTCTCAATTACAATTAGCACTGGATCAACGGGCTTACGGAAAATTTTTTATCGGAACTGTTGAAGCTGCACCGTTAATAAATGATGTTATCGCGAGATTAAAGCGTCATCCGGAAATAAAAAAATTAGTCCTGAGTCCCCTAATGATCGTAGCAGGAGATCACGCACATAATGACTTGGCTAGCGTTGAAGATTCAGACTCGTGGCTTAATGTCCTGAAGAAAAACGGTTATGAAAATATTTCTACATATCTTGTCGGACTTGGTGAGGACGAGAATATAAAGCGCGAATTTGTGAGGCAGATTCTTGAGCTTATGGACTAG